The Myxocyprinus asiaticus isolate MX2 ecotype Aquarium Trade chromosome 31, UBuf_Myxa_2, whole genome shotgun sequence genome has a segment encoding these proteins:
- the gmnc gene encoding geminin coiled-coil domain-containing protein 1: protein MLSCQNLSFAGGQRYDCTYSASTSADGVDVSTATLVSLWDAGPLDNAACQHEPPRRDSLPVPKHGLGCHPTWSDQLSPELQRNKQLQDTLMQREEELARLQEENNKLKEFLNSSYVKSLEEKTKKLLPKCKVPDGSRHRKRTNGDFRNLSQMLHSGEGKRTCRNLSLEFCSAEELAATPPLDSWILETLGLRDENTVDPERSFTSPITNHNVSFNCPPPKEDHYSTGTVSNSVNFSPNAETQCEYSSIIDSPNNCSMDTSSGYNTSQSIGSEYTTLDPSGLYIIHSTGSLVSSPPVMTTAQHFTPPRAASTPYRPQDVSPGPYYNIPECGSSSPPGVDGQLFSTPHVSRSRTDLAFSMSLSPQNSVKTHSFPQGQAFTRRDAQGGWNFTWVPKQCS from the exons ATGCTGTCCTGCCAAAATCTGAGCTTTGCAGGAGGGCAGCGCTACGACTGCACGTACTCAGCCTCGACTTCAGCTGATGGTGTTGACGTTTCCACGGCAACACTCGTCTCCCTCTGGGACGCCGGTCCCCTGGACAACGCTGCCTGCCAGCACGAGCCTCCGCGGCGGG ATTCACTGCCTGTACCTAAGCATGGACTGGGCTGTCACCCCACCTGGTCTGACCAACTATCACCTGAGCTTCAAAGAAACAAACAG CTTCAAGACACCTTAATGCAGAGAGAGGAAGAGCTGGCCAGGCTACAAGAAGAGAACAACAAACTCAAGGAATTTCTGAACTCATCATACGTGAAGTCTTTGGAAGAAAAAACTAAG AAACTTCTTCCTAAGTGTAAGGTTCCAGATGGGTCAAGACACAGGAAGAGAACAAATGGTGATTTCCGAAACCTGAGCCAGATGCTTCACAGCGGCGAGGGAAAGCGGACCTGCCGCAATCTCTCTTTAGAGTTCTGCTCTGCAGAAGAACTTGCGGCCACCCCACCTCTGGACTCTTGGATACTGGAGACTCTAGGTCTACGAGATGAGAACACAGTTGATCCAGAGCGTAGCTTCACGAGCCCTATTACCAACCACAACGTCTCCTTCAACTGTCCGCCACCTAAAGAGGACCATTACAGTACTGGAACCGTAAGCAATTCAGTCAATTTCAGCCCCAATGCTGAAACACAGTGTGAATACAGTAGCATCATAGACTCACCCAACAACTGCAGTATGGACACCTCTAGTGGCTACAACACCTCTCAGAGCATTGGTTCAGAGTATACAACCCTAGACCCCTCAGGTTTGTACATAATCCATTCAACAGGGTCACTGGTTAGCTCTCCACCGGTGATGACCACTGCTCAACACTTCACGCCACCACGGGCTGCGTCCACTCCTTACCGGCCCCAGGACGTAAGCCCTGGTCCATACTACAACATACCAGAATGTGGGTCTTCCAGTCCACCAGGGGTCGATGGTCAACTTTTCTCCACACCTCATGTGTCCCGTAGCAGGACAGATTTGGCATTTAGCATGTCACTAAGTCCACAAAATAGTGTAAAAACGCACAGTTTCCCTCAAGGACAAGCGTTCACACGTAGAGACGCACAAGGTGGATGGAACTTTACCTGGGTTCCTAAACAGTGCTCATAA